The following nucleotide sequence is from Vibrio sp. SCSIO 43136.
CGGATTTGCCATTTACCCGGAAAAGCTCTAACGACTTGCTCCAAAACAAGCTTTCCTACGCCCTGACCTTTAAACTTACGTAGAACAAAAAATTGGGCAACGTCGTAAAGTGTTAAGTCACTAGGGTAACGACGAATCAGAACAAAACCTGCGAGTTCGTTATTCACCTTTATGAAATATGGAGTATGATCATCTCGATTCCAATAAGGGTCGAACTTTGAGACATCATACCCTCCGAACGTACCATCTTTAGCTGGATTCCATTTCATATACTCTGACATGTCGTATACGTAGTAGCAGAACAAATTCTCAAGTACATGCCGCTCTTCTCGTTCTATTTTTACTAGCTGAACTTCCATTTTTCTCCTTGCCAGTTAACGCCCTGTTAAGGTGTGAGCAACGCAATGCCGAAGCCGCTGCATACCACCTTAAACACTAAAACCAACGCATAGTGAAAATGCCATGCGTTGCGAATCACTCTTGAACAGTTTGTTATGCGTAATTTTTGACGCACTTTGTCATTGCTGTTTCCGAGATTGACAAACCATCGATTCGATATTGATCGTTGAACTCTCCAACAACATTGAACCCTGATTTTAAGTAGAGGTTCTTTGCCGGGAAATTCTCTGACAATACACAAAGATCAAGCCAGTCAATTTCAGCTTTTTCTTGGCAGAAATTTATAACAGCATCAATGAGTCTTTGACCAAGACCTTGCTTCCGGCAAGAAACATCTACGCCCATACCCAATAGAACTCTGTGAGAACGGCTTCCATTACAGTGGTGGCGAAGATCAATATGACCTTTGATATTTCCAGAAATGTCTTTTACAACCCAAAGTTTTCTCCAACCTAAGTCGCCAAACTGATGAGAAAAGCCTTGGATAAACTTATCTTTTGTTGTTTCTGGAATTTCACTTTGCTCTCTGGAAATTGGCTGGAAAAGAGGAACTTCTCCATTACCATTTTCAGACAGCTGATTTTCTAGATACACAAAGAATGAATCTAAATCCGATTTTTCCGCTTCTACTACTTCCATCTAATTCTCGGTACTCCATCGATTACGCATAACGCCTTGCTAAGATGCGGCTAACACCACTGAACCCAAGCAAAGCCACCGTAATCACTAAACTCAACCGAACCAAAAATGCCAAAGGTTAGCCGTCATTCTTGAGCAATTTGTTATGTGGCGAGACAGTGCGACGCACCTAAAGGCCGGGTGGCAAGGTGTTGATTTGGAATACATTACTAAACCCTACCACCGAAGTAAAACGGACAGCTGCCCAAGTTGAACTAGGCCGATAAACGCACTTGGCAATGAAGCGACATTTGACGATGTACCCGCACCAGCTGCGCTCACATGGCAAAGGATACTTTCACTGAAGCTGACCCCAGCGAGCACAGAAATCGGGGTTAGAGGACGGACACCCCACCACAAAGAAACAGCGTACTTGAACAGAAGGCTCATGATGACTAAAAGGTGAAAAGCACTAACGCAGGACTCAGTACCCTTGCGCCGAGCCAAGCTAGAAAATATGAACTAAAACAGCCACATAACGCCTGCTTAAGCGGCTGCCAATGCACAACACTCAAACAGACCACCGTAATCACTAAAGCCAATTCGAACCAAAAATGCCATAGGTTGGCAGTCCACTTGAAGCATTTGTTAGTTTGCCAACCCACCCTAAGCTAATGGCTGGGTACCAAGATGCTGATTTAAAATACAATACTTAAACCGTATGCCGTTGTAAACGGACAGCTGACCAACTTGAACACAAGGCACAAACGCACGTGGCAAAGAAGAGACAATCGCAAAATTTTGCGAGCAAACACTGTGACAAAATGGCAAAGGATACTTTCACTGTTGCCAACAACAGCACCAGTAAAGCCCTACTCTACCGACACTGTTTCAGCGAAAAAGAAGCAGCGCCTCCGAACACCAAACGAATGAAAGCTACAGTAAACGACGAGCTAACCACAAACACTTAAATCAAAGTGCCACCGGAAAGAACATAGCTTGGTGAATACGAACAGGTGAACACCCGAAAAAATGAACTAAGCTCTTATTTGGATTGGCTTTTTCCAACCGCAAACTAACGCCTGCTTAAGCGGCTGCCAATGCACCGCACTCAAACAGACCACCGTAATCACATAAGCCAAACCGAACCAAAAATGCCATAGGTTGGCAGTCCGACTTCAAGCACTTGTTAGTTTGCAAACCCACCCTAAGCTAAAGGCTGAGTGCCAAGGTGCTGATTTAAAATACAATACTTAAACCGTACACTGTTGTAAACGGACAACTGACCAACTCGAACACACCGCACAAACGCACTTGGCAATGAAGAGACAATCGCAAAACCTTCGACCAAACACTATGAAAAAATGGCAAAGGATACTTTCAACCATGCCAACAACAGCACCAGTAAAGCCCCTACTCTACCGACACTGTTTCAGCGAAAAAGAAGCAGCGCCTCCGAACACCAAACGAATGAAAGCTACAGTAAACGACGAGCGAACCACAAACACTTAAATCAAAGTGCCACCGGAAAGAACATGACTTGGTGAATACGAACAGGTGAACACACGGAAAAATGAACTAAGCTCTTATTTGGATTGGCTTTTTCCAACCGCAAACTAACGCCTTGCTAAGATGCGGCTAACTGCCACAAAACCTAAGCAAAGCCACCGTAATCACTAAACTCAACCGAACCAAAAATGCCAAAGGTTAGCCGTCATTCTTGAGCAATTTGTTATATGCTTGCGCCCTAGGTAGAAGAATTTCCTTGTAAACTGTTACCCCTATGGACACCGTAGATAGGGCAATAGCAAGTAAGGATAATGACATCGTTAGCTTAAATTTCTTATTTTCCTGCCGTAAATCAGCTAAAACCGACGCCAAATAGGGGAAGTTAACGCAATGCATGTCTTGGCCGACTTTCAAGGCAAAGAAGTGAACATTTGCACCATCATTATGCTTGTAGCCATATTTTTTCTCCAAGTGATAATAGAGTCGCCCAAAAATAACATCACCATCAACACCAAATTGGCTTGCTAACAAATCACAGTCTATAGGTACGTAAACCTTAGAAGCCCGGTTATTCTGACCATTTTCAGCCCAAGAAATAAACTCCTCGTAATAATTATTATAAATGAAGTTAAGCAACTCCAAGTCTGTTGGTGTTCTTTTTGTTTTCATAATGGTTGTACTAATATTCCAATTGCATATAACGCCCGCTTAACTTGCTGCCAACTGCACCACACTCAAATAGTCCACCGTAATCACAAAAGCCAAACCGAACCAAAAATGCCATAGGTTGGCAGTCAGGTTTAAGCGATTGTTATACGTTGTTGCGGTTGATAATCTCATTGCAAGCCTTAACGACATAGATGCGATAGTGCTCTATGATTTTAGCTAGTTCTTTATCAGCTCTTATTAGAAATTCTTCTGAGCACCGTGGGCGAACATGATTTAATGGCAAATGATCAGTCTCAGATGCTACAAGACCGAACACATGATATTCAGTATCCCAACACTGCCCATATTTTCTATCCCCAATATGAGTTAGAGCAATTATATTTTCTAAGTAGTTTTGATCTGTTTCAAGCAAGCTCTTTGCAAGTCTAGTTTCTTCTTCAGACATGTAATCCCCACCCAATACTCTAAAACGTATAACGCTTTATCTACCGCTTAGATCCGCAGATCTCTCCAACAAACTATCCGTAGAATATCCCATTTGAATCAAAATTTTCACCACTTACCCCACAAAATCAACTAGATAAGCAACTAGTACTCTAACTCAAACTTCACAATATGCAGCATTAGACCCAATATTAGTTTAATAACTAATCAAACCATAAATACTGGTTAAATAAACAGTTCTTTGTGAAACTCTATGTGCAGTACCAACAACCCAACATAGACCATTACCTGACGACTAATCCTTATACTTAAGCGGCTTCACCACCTGGTCTAACCCTTCTATCTTGAGCGCTAGACACAATTGAAGTAACTGGCCTAGCTCTCCTTCAGGAAATCCCTTTTTATCAAACCAAAGAAGGTATTCTTCTGGTAGGTCAATCAACACTCGTCCTGCGTATTTACCAAACGGCATTTGGGTACGAGCAAGCTTTAATAGGTTTTGTTTGTCTAACATGGTGTAACTCTGTGATTTTGAAGAGCCTAGTCTAACGAGTGGCGTTCGTCAGGTATAGATAGATTGCGTTATCCAAGCAAAGTAGCCGCCTAAAGCTGTTGATTTTACGTACAATTCACTTAAACAGAGGTTGAGCTTAGCGTGCCACACTCGTAAAATACTTCCCAATAAGAACATATCGGACGTGTCTATGAGAAAGCGAATTCTGCCTATCCCTCTAATTCTATTGATTCCTATCCTACTTTTAATTGCTGTCGTTGTCGCAGGGACATACCGCCTTAACACTAGCCATGAAGAAATTGCGGCTAAACAAGGTCGATACGTAAAATCAGATCAAGAAGGCAAAGCGGTGATGCTGCACTTGTTTAGCCTCAAAGATGCTCAACCTTGGCGTGTTGCGATTCCAGATACCATGGCGAGCGCCATGCTTACTGATATCCCAGATATGGCAACTAATACTGTGGCCCAAGGTAATTATCGTAATGGACCAGAAGTAGGAACGGTATCTTTGGATTACTCACAACTATTGGTATTGTATTTCAAAGACCAGCCAAGTAGCCAAATGACGTTTGTTGCGCCTTACTCGGTATCGAACCAAGGCAGTGGTGTATTTTATTACCTCGGGTTGTTTAGACTCGACCACCAGCATAAGAAAGTCGATCAATTGGATTACCAATTACT
It contains:
- a CDS encoding GNAT family N-acetyltransferase, yielding MEVQLVKIEREERHVLENLFCYYVYDMSEYMKWNPAKDGTFGGYDVSKFDPYWNRDDHTPYFIKVNNELAGFVLIRRYPSDLTLYDVAQFFVLRKFKGQGVGKLVLEQVVRAFPGKWQIRILLENSGALSFWKSAVSNIVGEDYTLSKANDVDLVMFFIHFEAAS
- a CDS encoding N-acetyltransferase, translated to MEVVEAEKSDLDSFFVYLENQLSENGNGEVPLFQPISREQSEIPETTKDKFIQGFSHQFGDLGWRKLWVVKDISGNIKGHIDLRHHCNGSRSHRVLLGMGVDVSCRKQGLGQRLIDAVINFCQEKAEIDWLDLCVLSENFPAKNLYLKSGFNVVGEFNDQYRIDGLSISETAMTKCVKNYA
- a CDS encoding DUF3820 family protein, translated to MLDKQNLLKLARTQMPFGKYAGRVLIDLPEEYLLWFDKKGFPEGELGQLLQLCLALKIEGLDQVVKPLKYKD